From a single Candidatus Omnitrophota bacterium genomic region:
- a CDS encoding PfkB family carbohydrate kinase, producing the protein MDKAEIIQKFEKKRVLLVGDTILDIYSKGKIVCLSSDSEAPEIEEGETAVSFGGASLIANNILELGGYVLFFSVVGDDEAAKYYEKFQHPNLEKHLFVDKARPTIVKKRFWVDDKKLFQANQVDNRYIESALGEKIIKEMESFIKDVDVIVVLDAQHGLLSQEMISGLKRLSQKYEKPMYVDSQISHRPSNHHLYQGVDCLFFNQTEARAVLPGFDAQNIKGSLNLLKEKLKLNNIVIKLGEQGSAALFNSQFVQGHPHKVNAIDPCGAGDSFLAAFSVGDRQSPQESLDIANAWAALSTTILGTVPPQKQDLIKIYA; encoded by the coding sequence ATGGACAAAGCAGAAATTATCCAAAAATTTGAAAAGAAAAGGGTATTGCTTGTCGGCGATACTATTTTGGATATTTACAGCAAAGGTAAAATAGTTTGCCTGTCTTCAGACTCAGAGGCTCCCGAAATTGAGGAGGGCGAAACAGCGGTTTCTTTCGGCGGAGCCAGTTTGATTGCGAATAATATTTTGGAATTAGGCGGATATGTTTTATTTTTTTCAGTGGTAGGCGATGACGAAGCTGCCAAGTATTATGAGAAATTTCAGCATCCCAACCTGGAAAAGCATTTATTTGTCGATAAGGCCAGGCCGACCATAGTCAAAAAGAGATTTTGGGTTGATGATAAAAAGCTTTTTCAGGCCAATCAAGTGGATAACCGCTATATCGAGTCGGCTTTAGGGGAAAAAATCATTAAAGAGATGGAATCCTTTATTAAAGATGTCGATGTGATAGTGGTCTTAGATGCCCAGCACGGGCTTTTGAGCCAGGAAATGATTTCCGGTTTAAAAAGATTGAGCCAGAAGTATGAAAAGCCAATGTATGTAGATTCCCAGATTTCCCACCGGCCCAGCAACCACCATCTTTATCAGGGAGTTGATTGTTTGTTTTTCAACCAAACCGAAGCCAGGGCGGTTTTGCCTGGTTTTGATGCGCAAAATATAAAAGGATCTCTAAATTTATTGAAAGAAAAACTTAAGCTTAACAATATTGTGATAAAGCTGGGCGAGCAAGGTTCGGCAGCCTTATTTAACAGCCAATTTGTCCAGGGCCATCCCCATAAGGTCAATGCTATTGATCCTTGTGGCGCAGGCGATTCATTCTTAGCCGCTTTCAGCGTGGGCGACAGACAATCGCCCCAGGAAAGCCTGGATATCGCCAACGCTTGGGCAGCCTTATCAACAACTATTTTGGGAACTGTGCCGCCCCAAAAGCAAGATTTAATTAAGATTTATGCCTAA